A stretch of Sphingorhabdus sp. YGSMI21 DNA encodes these proteins:
- the rplR gene encoding 50S ribosomal protein L18, whose translation MANISQFKRRQQRVRSKLRKRGLSKPRLSVHRTSRHIYAQVIDDAEGKTLASASTIDKASKVKTGADSKAAADVGKRVAEAAKKAGVKEVIFDRGGFLFHGRVKALADAAREGGLEF comes from the coding sequence ATGGCGAATATTTCTCAGTTCAAACGGCGCCAGCAACGCGTACGCAGCAAATTGCGGAAGCGCGGGCTCTCAAAGCCTCGTTTGTCCGTGCATCGCACGAGCCGGCACATCTATGCCCAGGTTATCGACGATGCCGAGGGCAAAACGCTGGCTTCCGCTTCGACCATCGACAAAGCGTCCAAAGTCAAAACCGGTGCGGATAGCAAAGCCGCGGCCGATGTCGGCAAGCGCGTTGCCGAAGCTGCCAAGAAGGCGGGCGTTAAAGAAGTAATTTTTGACCGTGGCGGGTTCCTGTTTCACGGACGTGTGAAGGCTCTGGCCGACGCAGCACGTGAAGGCGGATTGGAGTTTTAA
- the rplX gene encoding 50S ribosomal protein L24, with protein MANAKIKKGDTVVILSGKDKGKSGEVTKVMPKDDKVIVSGVNIAVRHRKPTQANPQGGLERREAAMHISKVAVADPKDGKPTRVRFEKTEDGKMQRIAVKSGEKVDG; from the coding sequence ATGGCCAATGCAAAGATCAAAAAAGGCGATACCGTCGTGATCCTGTCCGGCAAGGACAAGGGCAAGTCGGGTGAAGTCACCAAGGTGATGCCGAAAGATGACAAGGTCATCGTTTCCGGCGTGAACATTGCTGTGCGCCACCGCAAACCGACCCAGGCCAATCCCCAGGGTGGTCTCGAGCGGCGCGAAGCGGCGATGCACATCAGCAAAGTCGCTGTGGCGGATCCGAAAGACGGCAAGCCGACACGCGTCAGATTTGAAAAGACAGAAGACGGAAAGATGCAGCGGATCGCTGTAAAGTCCGGGGAGAAAGTCGATGGCTGA
- the rpmD gene encoding 50S ribosomal protein L30, translated as MAKIKIKQIGSPIRRPESQRKTLIGLGLNKMHRVSELEDTAEVRGMIGKVHHLVEVLEG; from the coding sequence ATGGCGAAAATTAAGATCAAGCAGATCGGTTCACCGATCCGTCGTCCGGAATCGCAGCGCAAGACGCTGATCGGTCTCGGCCTCAACAAGATGCACCGTGTTTCCGAACTGGAAGATACCGCTGAAGTCCGCGGCATGATCGGCAAGGTACATCATCTGGTGGAAGTTCTCGAAGGATAA
- the rplE gene encoding 50S ribosomal protein L5, whose amino-acid sequence MADKKYIPRMRKKYDDEIVKAMQEKFNYSNAMEVPRITMVTINMGVGEGSQDKKKVATAAAEMELIAGQKPVITKAKNSIATFKLREGMPIGCKVNLRRERMYEFIDRLVTVAMPRIRDFRGLNPKSFDGRGNFAMGLKEQIIFPEIAYDNIDVVRGMDVIVTTTAKTDDEARALLALFGFPFPKEEQSEEKEAA is encoded by the coding sequence ATGGCTGATAAAAAATATATCCCTCGCATGCGCAAGAAATATGACGATGAAATCGTCAAGGCGATGCAGGAAAAGTTCAACTACAGCAACGCCATGGAAGTTCCTCGGATCACCATGGTTACCATCAACATGGGTGTTGGCGAAGGTAGTCAGGACAAGAAGAAAGTTGCGACCGCTGCAGCCGAAATGGAATTGATTGCCGGCCAGAAGCCAGTGATCACCAAGGCGAAAAACTCGATCGCGACGTTCAAATTGCGTGAAGGCATGCCGATTGGCTGCAAGGTCAATCTGCGCCGGGAACGGATGTACGAATTTATCGATCGTCTGGTTACCGTTGCCATGCCTCGCATCCGGGATTTCAGGGGTCTGAATCCGAAAAGCTTTGACGGACGCGGCAATTTTGCCATGGGCCTGAAAGAGCAGATCATTTTCCCCGAGATCGCCTATGACAACATCGACGTTGTCCGCGGCATGGACGTGATTGTGACGACTACAGCAAAAACAGACGACGAGGCGCGTGCGCTTCTGGCATTGTTCGGTTTCCCGTTCCCCAAAGAGGAACAATCGGAAGAAAAAGAAGCCGCGTAA
- the rpsN gene encoding 30S ribosomal protein S14, with amino-acid sequence MAKLSSINRNEKRKRMVKKYAGRYAKLKAMASDQSLDETERLMARLKMAEIPRNANPTRVRNRCETTGRPRGYYRKFRLCRIELRDMANKGLIPGVTKSSW; translated from the coding sequence ATGGCGAAACTGAGTTCCATTAACAGAAACGAAAAACGCAAACGGATGGTGAAGAAATACGCCGGCCGTTATGCGAAACTGAAGGCGATGGCATCGGATCAGTCTCTCGACGAGACCGAACGGCTGATGGCGCGCCTGAAAATGGCGGAAATTCCGCGCAACGCGAATCCAACCCGCGTGCGCAACCGCTGTGAAACCACAGGACGTCCGCGCGGCTATTACCGCAAGTTCCGCCTGTGCCGCATCGAGCTGAGAGACATGGCCAATAAAGGTCTGATTCCCGGCGTAACGAAATCAAGCTGGTAA
- the rpsE gene encoding 30S ribosomal protein S5 → MADEKTTPEGAAQPGTTGEGNQPEAAVAPEAKTGGPERQSRGGNRGGGNRDNRGGGRDNRGGGRNNRGGRGNNNDGGEELIEKLVHINRVSKTVKGGKRFGFAALVVVGDGKGRAGFGKGKAREVPEAITKATAAAKKSMVRVPLREGRTLHHDGTGHFGAGNVTVRSAPPGTGIIAGGPMRAVFESLGVSDVVTKSNGTANPYNMIRATFAALADQSSPKAVSQRRGKKVTDLLARAGGSAAEVAADAAAVTE, encoded by the coding sequence ATGGCTGATGAAAAAACAACACCAGAAGGCGCGGCACAGCCGGGTACAACTGGCGAAGGCAATCAGCCTGAAGCAGCTGTAGCACCCGAAGCCAAAACCGGTGGTCCGGAGCGTCAGTCGCGCGGTGGAAACCGTGGCGGTGGCAATCGTGACAACCGCGGTGGCGGTCGTGACAATCGTGGCGGCGGACGCAACAATCGCGGCGGCCGTGGCAACAATAATGACGGCGGCGAAGAGCTGATCGAGAAACTGGTTCACATCAACCGCGTTTCCAAGACTGTTAAGGGCGGTAAGCGCTTCGGTTTCGCAGCATTGGTTGTTGTCGGCGACGGCAAGGGCCGGGCCGGCTTCGGCAAGGGCAAGGCGCGCGAAGTGCCGGAAGCTATTACCAAGGCAACCGCTGCTGCAAAGAAATCGATGGTTCGTGTACCGCTTCGCGAAGGCCGCACGCTGCATCATGATGGCACTGGCCACTTCGGCGCGGGTAACGTGACCGTACGTTCGGCGCCTCCGGGTACCGGTATCATTGCCGGTGGTCCAATGCGTGCCGTTTTCGAAAGCCTCGGCGTTTCCGACGTTGTGACCAAGTCGAATGGTACAGCCAATCCCTACAACATGATCCGCGCAACTTTTGCCGCACTGGCCGATCAGTCCAGCCCGAAGGCCGTGTCCCAGCGTCGCGGCAAGAAAGTGACCGACCTGCTTGCACGTGCCGGTGGTTCGGCTGCTGAAGTGGCAGCAGATGCCGCGGCAGTTACGGAGTAA
- the rplO gene encoding 50S ribosomal protein L15, with product MKLNELKDNEGARKSRMRIGRGIGSGKGKTGGRGQKGQKSRSGVSINGFEGGQMPLHMRLPKRGFNNPFGTDYAEVNLGMIQKFLDSKSLDGKGTIDHATLKAAGLARGGKDGVRLLAKGELKSKITIAVAGASKAAVAAVEKAGGKVEILPAGGERRPKGEKKAVASKPAREKKAANKAKKND from the coding sequence ATGAAACTGAACGAACTTAAAGACAATGAAGGCGCGCGCAAGTCGCGCATGCGTATTGGCCGCGGCATTGGCTCGGGCAAAGGCAAGACCGGCGGACGTGGCCAAAAGGGCCAGAAATCCCGTTCCGGTGTTTCGATCAACGGATTTGAAGGCGGCCAGATGCCGCTCCACATGCGTCTTCCGAAGCGTGGTTTCAACAACCCGTTCGGTACCGACTATGCGGAAGTGAACCTGGGCATGATCCAGAAGTTCCTCGACAGCAAAAGCCTCGACGGCAAAGGCACGATCGATCACGCAACCCTGAAGGCTGCTGGTCTCGCTCGTGGCGGCAAGGACGGCGTTCGTCTGCTTGCCAAGGGTGAACTGAAGTCCAAAATCACGATCGCCGTTGCCGGTGCTTCGAAAGCTGCTGTTGCAGCGGTCGAAAAAGCGGGCGGCAAGGTCGAAATTCTTCCAGCGGGTGGCGAGCGCCGGCCCAAGGGCGAGAAAAAGGCTGTAGCTTCCAAGCCAGCGCGCGAGAAAAAAGCCGCTAACAAGGCGAAAAAGAACGATTGA
- the rplN gene encoding 50S ribosomal protein L14 yields the protein MIQMQSNLEVADNSGAKRVQCIKVLGGSKRRFAGVGDIIVVSIKEAAPRGKVKKGDVHRAVIVRTKKDIRRKDGSVIRFDSNAAVLVNNNQEPIGTRIFGPVVRELRAKKHMKIISLAPEVL from the coding sequence ATGATCCAGATGCAATCGAACCTGGAGGTCGCTGACAATAGCGGCGCCAAACGCGTGCAGTGCATCAAGGTGCTGGGCGGCTCGAAGCGTCGCTTTGCCGGCGTCGGCGACATCATTGTCGTGTCGATCAAGGAAGCAGCGCCGCGCGGCAAGGTCAAGAAGGGCGACGTTCACCGTGCGGTGATCGTTCGTACCAAGAAGGACATTCGTCGCAAGGACGGATCGGTCATTCGGTTCGACAGCAATGCTGCGGTTTTGGTGAACAACAACCAGGAGCCAATCGGCACCCGTATTTTTGGCCCCGTGGTTCGTGAACTGCGTGCGAAAAAGCATATGAAAATCATCAGCCTAGCGCCGGAGGTGCTCTAA
- the rpsH gene encoding 30S ribosomal protein S8 yields MAFTDPLGDMLTRIRNGQQARKDSVVTPASKLRGAVLEVLQREGYIRGYSEEEVNKHPGLRIELKYFEGQPAIRHVARVSKPGRRVYSGSEDLPRVRNGLGITIVSTPQGVLSDAEARQAKVGGEVLAEVF; encoded by the coding sequence ATGGCTTTTACCGATCCCTTGGGTGACATGCTCACCCGTATCCGTAACGGACAACAGGCACGCAAGGACAGCGTCGTAACGCCTGCGTCCAAATTGCGTGGTGCCGTCCTCGAAGTGTTGCAGCGCGAAGGTTATATTCGTGGCTACAGCGAAGAAGAGGTCAACAAGCACCCCGGTCTGCGGATTGAACTGAAATATTTTGAAGGTCAGCCGGCAATTCGCCACGTGGCCCGTGTTTCAAAGCCTGGTCGTCGCGTCTATAGCGGTTCGGAAGATCTGCCACGGGTTCGCAACGGCTTGGGCATAACAATCGTATCGACGCCACAAGGTGTTCTCTCTGACGCGGAAGCGCGTCAGGCGAAGGTCGGCGGCGAAGTACTGGCTGAGGTATTCTAA
- the rplF gene encoding 50S ribosomal protein L6 codes for MSRIGKKSVAIPDGVTAVMEDGLVKVKGPKGELSTPMVDDLTYELGDGGLLVKPANKSKTARAFWGMQRTLVQNLVDGVTSGFTKVLEINGVGYRAAAQGKNLNLQLGYSHDVNFAIPDGIEIKTPDQTTIEITGMDKQQVGQVAAEIRRWRKPEPYKGKGIKYRGEYIFRKEGKKK; via the coding sequence ATGTCCCGTATTGGCAAAAAATCTGTGGCTATTCCGGACGGCGTCACCGCCGTGATGGAAGATGGTCTGGTCAAGGTCAAAGGACCCAAGGGCGAGCTTTCGACCCCGATGGTTGACGACCTGACTTACGAACTGGGCGACGGTGGATTGCTGGTCAAGCCAGCAAACAAGTCGAAAACCGCTCGTGCATTCTGGGGAATGCAGCGCACGCTGGTCCAGAATCTGGTCGACGGTGTAACCTCCGGCTTCACCAAGGTTCTGGAAATCAACGGCGTTGGTTATCGTGCGGCGGCTCAGGGCAAGAACCTGAACCTGCAACTCGGTTACAGCCATGACGTGAATTTCGCGATCCCGGACGGCATCGAGATCAAGACGCCTGACCAGACGACGATCGAAATCACCGGCATGGACAAACAGCAAGTTGGCCAGGTCGCTGCCGAAATCCGGCGCTGGCGCAAGCCCGAACCGTATAAGGGCAAGGGCATCAAATATCGCGGCGAATATATTTTCCGCAAAGAAGGGAAGAAGAAATAA